A section of the Longimicrobiales bacterium genome encodes:
- a CDS encoding LytTR family DNA-binding domain-containing protein codes for MDVIRVVIADDEPPALAKMRRLLDAEPDVELVGEASSGAEAVECIAELRPDVAFLDVQMPGLDGFQVVDALAGEVLPEIVFATAFDEYAVRAFEVHAVDYLLKPFEAARLRQALERVRQRVRAAGGAERSDRIRQAVRQAQATRRPLIRLLVRTATGAARLVRLDDVTWIQAEENYVRLHVGAESYLVRGTLASLEERLDADRFVRVHRSHIVNLEAIRELQPWSHGDWRIILHDGRELMLSRRYRDRLPELAP; via the coding sequence GTGGACGTCATACGCGTAGTCATCGCCGACGACGAGCCGCCCGCGCTGGCCAAGATGCGGCGCCTGCTCGATGCGGAGCCGGACGTGGAGCTCGTCGGCGAGGCGTCATCGGGAGCGGAGGCGGTCGAGTGCATCGCGGAGCTGCGCCCGGACGTCGCATTCCTGGATGTGCAGATGCCGGGGCTGGACGGCTTCCAGGTCGTTGACGCACTCGCGGGCGAGGTACTGCCGGAGATCGTGTTTGCGACGGCGTTCGACGAGTACGCCGTGCGCGCCTTCGAGGTGCACGCCGTCGATTACCTGCTGAAGCCGTTCGAGGCGGCCCGGCTCCGGCAGGCACTGGAGCGGGTTCGCCAGCGGGTGCGTGCTGCCGGCGGTGCGGAGCGCAGTGATCGCATCCGACAGGCGGTGCGCCAGGCGCAGGCTACACGGCGCCCGCTCATACGCCTGCTGGTCCGAACGGCGACGGGCGCCGCGCGACTGGTGCGGCTCGATGACGTGACATGGATCCAGGCGGAAGAGAACTACGTGCGCCTGCACGTCGGCGCCGAGAGCTACCTCGTGCGCGGCACGCTGGCCTCACTCGAGGAGCGGCTCGACGCCGACCGGTTCGTGCGCGTGCACCGCTCGCACATCGTCAACCTGGAAGCGATCCGGGAGCTGCAGCCGTGGTCACACGGCGACTGGCGCATCATCCTGCACGACGGCCGTGAGCTCATGCTGTCACGCCGCTATCGCGATCGACTGCCGGAGCTGGCGCCGTAG